One segment of Niveibacterium microcysteis DNA contains the following:
- a CDS encoding AAA family ATPase, protein MNAPRAPIAFADVPPGAANHARLFFFGAVLAWLAPALHKAGSPDALFAHHPFLQDYLDQIDRPELEGLALETCWHAWHEAADAWAGAQTGLPVRRMQAALALDDAAIGLVFQIGLIEDDPRFAALAADLQDGTARPAWGWLAACHPTLEPDAVRERLQALLNAGLLHAEQQGPRAAWTLSVPLAVWDALCARRVEDATLRLRPREAASPLDALVVPEAAADAPRLLALRGLPGSGRMTLAAALAAAAGHACLSLRASAATSAAELASARCIALLSDAALVLDARRQLPESLALVAPLADICLLPLAGGELPPQVTVLRLAPPAPQARAAMLQRAWRHAGLEDSPDFLAAPHRLPAGIWQRLIARALTRPEPARALAELLAARSDATLASLAEALPGAGDWSELALPPRAAEEMRWLELRCRQRERLAEGVGDALAAGLTPGVRALFKGPSGTGKTAAARILAAQLGKPAFRIDLARTVSKYIGETEANLARIFEAAEAVDAVLLLDEGDALMAGRTGVSNANDRYANLETNFLLQAVERFHGILLVTTNSAERIDSAFLRRIDVTIDFPAPDATVRERILAIHLPRDHAVPPEVLSRFAARCSFAGGQWRNVVLHAALLALEAGSRIDAAALEAAIRREYRKSGQVCPLREEGET, encoded by the coding sequence ATGAACGCGCCGCGCGCGCCGATCGCCTTTGCCGATGTGCCGCCGGGGGCAGCCAACCATGCGCGGCTGTTCTTCTTCGGCGCGGTGCTCGCATGGCTGGCGCCGGCCCTGCACAAGGCAGGCTCGCCCGACGCGCTGTTCGCGCACCACCCCTTCCTGCAGGACTACCTCGACCAGATCGACCGCCCGGAACTCGAAGGGCTCGCGCTGGAGACCTGCTGGCATGCCTGGCATGAGGCCGCCGACGCATGGGCGGGTGCGCAGACCGGACTGCCGGTCCGTCGCATGCAAGCAGCACTGGCGCTGGATGACGCGGCGATCGGACTGGTCTTCCAGATCGGCCTGATCGAAGACGACCCGCGCTTCGCCGCGCTCGCCGCCGATTTGCAGGATGGCACCGCACGCCCGGCTTGGGGCTGGCTTGCTGCCTGCCACCCGACGCTGGAGCCGGATGCGGTACGCGAGCGCCTGCAGGCGCTGCTCAACGCCGGGCTGCTGCACGCCGAGCAGCAAGGCCCGCGTGCCGCGTGGACGCTGTCGGTGCCGCTCGCGGTGTGGGACGCGCTGTGCGCGCGGCGGGTCGAGGACGCGACGCTGCGTTTGCGTCCGCGCGAGGCTGCGTCGCCGCTCGATGCGCTGGTTGTGCCGGAGGCGGCGGCCGACGCCCCTCGGCTGCTTGCGCTGCGCGGGCTGCCTGGCAGCGGCCGCATGACGCTCGCGGCTGCGCTCGCGGCTGCGGCCGGCCACGCTTGCCTGAGCCTGCGCGCGAGCGCAGCGACGTCGGCTGCCGAACTGGCGTCGGCACGCTGCATTGCACTGCTGTCGGACGCCGCACTGGTGCTGGACGCGCGACGGCAACTACCGGAATCGCTGGCGTTGGTCGCGCCGCTTGCTGACATCTGCCTGCTGCCCCTGGCCGGTGGCGAGCTGCCGCCACAGGTGACGGTGCTCCGCTTGGCGCCGCCCGCACCGCAGGCGCGTGCCGCGATGTTGCAACGCGCGTGGCGCCATGCGGGGCTCGAAGATTCTCCTGATTTCCTGGCCGCGCCGCATCGCTTGCCTGCCGGCATCTGGCAGCGGTTGATCGCGCGCGCGCTGACACGGCCCGAGCCGGCGCGTGCTTTGGCTGAGCTGCTGGCCGCGCGCAGTGACGCGACGCTGGCGTCGCTGGCCGAGGCCCTTCCCGGCGCGGGTGATTGGAGCGAGTTGGCCTTGCCGCCCCGCGCGGCTGAGGAAATGCGCTGGCTTGAGCTGCGTTGCCGGCAGCGCGAACGGCTCGCCGAAGGCGTGGGCGATGCGTTGGCGGCCGGGCTCACACCGGGCGTGCGGGCGCTTTTCAAAGGGCCTTCCGGCACCGGCAAGACAGCCGCTGCGCGCATCCTCGCCGCGCAGTTGGGCAAACCGGCCTTCCGCATCGACCTGGCGCGTACCGTCAGCAAGTACATCGGCGAGACGGAAGCGAATCTCGCGCGCATCTTCGAGGCGGCCGAAGCCGTCGATGCGGTGTTGCTGCTCGACGAAGGCGATGCGCTGATGGCCGGGCGCACCGGGGTCAGCAACGCCAACGACCGCTATGCGAACCTGGAAACCAACTTCCTGCTGCAGGCGGTGGAGCGCTTCCACGGCATCCTGCTGGTGACCACCAACAGCGCGGAACGGATCGACAGCGCCTTCCTGCGCCGCATCGACGTGACGATCGACTTCCCGGCGCCCGATGCCACGGTGCGTGAACGCATTCTTGCGATCCATCTGCCGCGCGACCATGCGGTGCCACCAGAGGTGTTGTCGCGCTTTGCGGCGCGCTGCAGTTTCGCGGGCGGGCAGTGGCGCAATGTGGTGCTGCATGCGGCGCTGCTGGCACTGGAGGCCGGCAGCCGCATCGACGCCGCGGCGCTGGAGGCGGCGATTCGCCGTGAGTATCGCAAGAGCGGCCAGGTCTGCCCGCTGCGTGAGGAGGGCGAAACGTGA
- a CDS encoding baseplate J/gp47 family protein: MPIELPKLDDRAFRDIADEAIARIPSHTPEWTNFNEADPGVTLLELFAFMAENMLYRANQIPERNRLKFLQLLGVPLLPAQPARGVVAFDNARGPLATLTLNRGEPLRAGSLPFRTTQGLDVLPVESALVFKRTLASPDAVTLAAYQDLYASFSTGGAAPELSLYETVDLASAPGTEIGETEGQCFWLALLRRSADRNATREDVRAAIASKVLTICMVLAPEPATTRRLAAGEGVTHKPPQLVVEIAAADHLGPPPDRLASWRSLPLRMSGDGEVEPLRLDVELPAAEGLLTFDDVDPLEAGSGELPPLFEDPQTDARVVLWLRIRPEGDLGGARLAPLWAGINACAVEQRDLVRNEVIGLGSGAPDQQFRFARGPIVTGSVQVSVAGTPWAATDELYAAPPEIALRDARLPQSLQPAGGGELSRVFAVDAEAGLLKFGDGLRGARPPFDATILVDYDITQGAEGNVAAGAVKLGPRLPAGLSVANPIATWGGRNAESADEGERSIQAWLRHRDRAVTAEDFRDLALRTPSVRLARVEVLSAFKADVGTQAGAVTVMVVPASDPKHPDAPRPDPVVLRAVCEWLDPRRLVTTDVYVTGPRYRGLWIAVGLEPDPGVALAELRPRVRAALLAFLSPLPLADASTRPGGIDDITPGGWPLRAPVIAAQLLAVVARVPGVRLVNDLLLGEESSSGPQPTERIAFADLDQPELLGLLVEARDFAPGENPLVGLRDATLGRAGSASGDRRLPVPFIPDQC, from the coding sequence ATGCCGATCGAACTGCCCAAGCTCGACGACCGCGCATTCCGCGATATCGCCGATGAGGCGATCGCACGGATACCGTCGCACACACCGGAGTGGACCAACTTCAACGAGGCCGATCCGGGGGTCACGCTGCTGGAGCTCTTCGCCTTCATGGCGGAGAACATGCTCTACCGCGCGAATCAGATACCGGAGCGAAATCGCCTCAAGTTCCTGCAACTGCTCGGGGTGCCGCTGTTGCCGGCGCAGCCGGCACGTGGCGTGGTGGCGTTCGACAACGCTCGCGGCCCACTTGCGACACTCACGCTCAATCGCGGCGAACCGCTGCGCGCTGGCAGCCTGCCCTTCCGCACTACACAGGGGCTGGATGTGCTGCCGGTCGAATCCGCGCTGGTGTTCAAGCGCACACTCGCCTCGCCTGACGCGGTGACGCTCGCCGCGTATCAGGATCTCTACGCCAGCTTCTCGACCGGCGGCGCCGCGCCGGAGCTGAGCCTGTACGAGACCGTGGATCTGGCGAGTGCGCCCGGCACCGAGATCGGCGAAACCGAAGGCCAGTGCTTCTGGCTTGCACTCCTGCGCCGCAGCGCCGACCGCAATGCCACGCGCGAAGACGTCCGCGCCGCGATCGCCAGCAAGGTGCTGACGATATGCATGGTGCTGGCGCCCGAACCCGCGACCACACGACGACTCGCCGCGGGCGAGGGCGTCACGCACAAGCCGCCGCAGCTGGTGGTGGAGATCGCCGCGGCCGATCACCTTGGCCCGCCACCGGATCGCCTCGCCAGCTGGCGCAGCCTGCCGCTGCGCATGAGCGGCGATGGCGAGGTCGAACCGCTGCGTCTCGATGTGGAACTGCCGGCCGCCGAAGGGCTGCTGACTTTTGATGATGTCGACCCGCTTGAAGCGGGCTCGGGCGAGTTGCCGCCGCTGTTCGAAGATCCGCAGACCGATGCGCGTGTGGTGCTGTGGCTGCGTATCCGGCCGGAAGGGGATCTGGGCGGTGCGCGCCTTGCCCCGCTGTGGGCCGGCATCAACGCCTGCGCCGTCGAACAGCGCGACCTGGTGCGCAACGAGGTGATCGGGCTCGGCAGCGGCGCGCCGGATCAGCAGTTCCGCTTCGCTCGGGGGCCTATCGTCACCGGCAGCGTGCAGGTCTCGGTCGCCGGCACACCGTGGGCCGCGACCGACGAGCTGTACGCCGCGCCACCCGAGATCGCGCTGCGCGACGCGCGCTTGCCGCAGAGCCTGCAACCCGCTGGCGGCGGCGAGCTGAGCCGCGTGTTCGCGGTGGATGCGGAGGCTGGCCTGCTGAAGTTTGGCGACGGTCTGCGCGGTGCGCGGCCGCCCTTCGATGCAACGATCCTCGTCGACTACGACATCACCCAGGGCGCCGAAGGCAACGTCGCCGCGGGTGCGGTGAAGCTGGGGCCACGCCTGCCCGCAGGGCTCAGCGTTGCGAATCCGATTGCCACCTGGGGCGGGCGCAATGCGGAGTCGGCGGATGAGGGCGAGCGCAGCATCCAGGCCTGGCTGCGGCATCGCGACCGCGCGGTCACCGCAGAAGATTTCCGTGACCTTGCGCTGCGTACCCCCAGTGTGCGGCTCGCACGCGTGGAAGTGCTGAGCGCCTTCAAGGCGGATGTCGGCACGCAGGCGGGCGCCGTCACCGTGATGGTGGTGCCGGCCAGCGACCCGAAACACCCGGACGCGCCGCGGCCCGATCCGGTGGTGCTGCGCGCGGTGTGCGAATGGCTTGATCCGCGCCGCCTCGTCACCACCGATGTCTACGTCACCGGCCCGCGCTATCGCGGCCTGTGGATCGCGGTCGGGCTCGAACCCGATCCCGGTGTCGCGTTGGCCGAGCTGCGGCCGCGGGTGCGGGCCGCGCTGCTGGCCTTCCTGTCGCCGCTGCCGCTTGCCGACGCCAGCACGCGGCCAGGCGGCATCGACGACATCACGCCCGGCGGCTGGCCGCTGCGTGCGCCAGTGATCGCTGCACAGCTACTTGCAGTGGTCGCGCGGGTGCCCGGTGTGCGGCTGGTGAACGACCTGCTGCTGGGTGAGGAATCGTCTTCCGGCCCGCAACCGACCGAGCGCATCGCATTCGCCGATCTCGACCAACCAGAACTGCTGGGCCTGCTGGTCGAAGCACGCGACTTCGCACCCGGCGAGAACCCGCTGGTTGGCTTGCGCGATGCGACCTTGGGCCGTGCAGGCAGCGCCAGCGGCGATCGCCGCCTGCCGGTGCCTTTCATTCCGGATCAGTGCTAA
- a CDS encoding DUF4157 domain-containing protein, producing the protein MTALARAAVAARPAPATTARARPAAGTAQRMPGRLGAGQALAMPVRRRLEQSLNADLASVRVHTDAAAQRAAAQTGARAFTYGEDIVLAKGERPDDLALLAHEVAHVIQQRGPAQPQVQRLGDDGGALEAEASSASAAVVAGGGYTVSGRTSGNTVQRKPGLLDRGRALLGGAVDTVKQAAGDLAMELVNRYAPELAPFVQKGPQGVLDYLKERVTNGFKKVIDGVMAPVYAVAGAGKQLTARFAPMLQWVQEAAGKIAANDCTPLRQAAEKVEQLATKLLQPIVEKLQPVVKKIEDLCQSLWDKVGAPVWNWIKKVAKQQWDQIEQLASWVWDKCAPIRKASADAWTWVKNKLGIGDGPEGQNGILQWVQGKVEKLWDAVKEVLAPYQKEIKTVATVVGAVAVMASPAGPLVALGAAVVGVVQGVRWIKAHWGKGSMVVQARAYLQNTLIPTLQRGAHRFGSGLVNLARGLTGAIGRVAKAVGGWVGVAAGVGLSFIVSATQWVADQIDALAAWAGGKLMQVADGLLAMVDRLGAFLGRALNFLRRIANVVLDVWGIPILLAEKIWDMIPSCIRDPFVDFLIPIILRQIELFEALARDGEAWARTKTEIRALIKLVFKNRDLMGAVKASFRLVLRVFDVPPELLGELISKAFSVWDRVMRAPIDFVRNAVRATGAGFKRFGKNILSHLGFGIEGWLFGELAEKGISAPSSWKDPMAVFGFALDVLGLSVNHIFDLLKKRFDPKKVDKLRTWMRRFGSAIAWVRGAIDTSKSPAENTKGIIDKAKEFGSTVLQGVAEWVAGKVAEEIAIVATAAAASGGLSEIVDIARRVYKVFKAVKRYAQQIIRIAISALDSASEIASGAIDKAGARVEGLMRRAMPVVIGFLAEQVGLGGVGKKIRELVDTIRKKVDDAILWLIDKVKAGIDAILRGIKAVAGAIADWWKTRVGFRSKSGESHTISTEGTEDAPAIYVESKKTAIDEAIGQIADGGLKSQAKDLKRDVYKAIRDGKNAKDDAEADKHAKTVQKHLNALGGVFRQAGVPTDDSDPALELGDGIPTSVSYGGVDAQRGGKSMTADPLTPEHGAGSSPSVVPPIWDKVNKRRNDKRLYVMGHLLNNKLGGPGDNIANLTPITFSCNAAHQAAVESTLKSMINTARKFVYYKVSVKYPRSPVATPPEAAPEEGFLATAISWEWQQLKRKKTGGGYERMGSPQRGSVPNFPNGFPQT; encoded by the coding sequence GTGACCGCCCTTGCGCGCGCGGCGGTGGCGGCGAGGCCTGCACCGGCCACCACCGCGCGCGCGCGCCCGGCAGCGGGTACCGCCCAGCGCATGCCGGGCCGGCTCGGTGCTGGCCAGGCGCTCGCGATGCCAGTGCGTCGCCGCCTGGAGCAGAGCCTCAATGCGGATCTGGCAAGCGTACGTGTGCATACCGACGCCGCGGCACAGCGGGCGGCGGCCCAGACCGGTGCGCGCGCCTTCACGTATGGCGAAGACATCGTGCTCGCGAAGGGCGAGCGGCCGGACGATCTGGCGCTGCTTGCGCACGAAGTGGCCCATGTGATCCAGCAACGCGGGCCGGCGCAGCCGCAGGTGCAGCGCCTTGGCGACGATGGCGGTGCGCTGGAAGCCGAAGCCAGTAGCGCGAGCGCGGCAGTGGTGGCGGGCGGCGGTTACACCGTCAGCGGGCGCACGAGTGGCAACACGGTGCAGCGGAAGCCGGGCTTGCTCGATCGCGGGCGGGCGCTGCTCGGCGGCGCCGTGGATACGGTCAAGCAGGCGGCCGGCGATCTGGCGATGGAGCTGGTCAACCGCTATGCGCCCGAACTGGCGCCCTTTGTTCAGAAGGGCCCGCAAGGCGTGCTGGATTACCTGAAGGAGCGCGTCACCAACGGCTTCAAGAAGGTCATCGACGGCGTCATGGCGCCGGTGTATGCGGTGGCCGGGGCCGGCAAACAACTTACTGCCCGCTTTGCGCCGATGCTGCAATGGGTGCAGGAGGCGGCCGGGAAGATCGCCGCCAACGACTGCACGCCGCTGCGCCAGGCGGCCGAGAAAGTGGAGCAACTGGCAACCAAGCTGCTGCAACCCATCGTCGAGAAACTGCAGCCGGTGGTGAAGAAGATCGAGGACCTGTGCCAGTCGCTGTGGGACAAGGTCGGGGCGCCGGTGTGGAACTGGATCAAGAAGGTCGCCAAGCAGCAGTGGGATCAGATCGAACAACTGGCGAGCTGGGTGTGGGACAAATGCGCGCCGATCCGCAAGGCCTCGGCCGACGCCTGGACCTGGGTGAAGAACAAGCTGGGGATCGGCGACGGGCCGGAGGGCCAGAACGGCATCCTGCAGTGGGTGCAGGGCAAGGTCGAGAAGCTGTGGGACGCGGTGAAGGAAGTGCTGGCGCCCTATCAGAAAGAGATCAAGACGGTCGCCACGGTGGTGGGCGCGGTGGCGGTGATGGCCTCGCCCGCCGGGCCGTTGGTGGCGCTGGGTGCGGCCGTGGTGGGAGTGGTGCAGGGCGTACGCTGGATCAAGGCCCACTGGGGCAAGGGCAGCATGGTGGTGCAGGCGCGTGCCTACCTGCAGAACACCCTGATCCCTACGCTGCAACGCGGCGCCCATCGCTTCGGCAGCGGGTTGGTGAATCTCGCGCGCGGGCTCACGGGCGCGATCGGCCGAGTGGCGAAGGCGGTGGGTGGCTGGGTTGGTGTAGCGGCCGGCGTCGGGCTGTCGTTCATCGTGTCGGCGACGCAGTGGGTAGCGGACCAGATTGACGCGCTGGCTGCCTGGGCCGGCGGCAAGCTGATGCAGGTGGCCGATGGCCTGCTCGCGATGGTGGATCGGCTCGGCGCCTTCCTCGGCCGAGCGCTCAACTTCCTGCGCCGCATCGCCAACGTGGTGCTGGACGTTTGGGGCATCCCGATCCTGCTCGCCGAAAAGATCTGGGACATGATCCCGAGCTGCATCCGCGACCCCTTCGTCGACTTCCTGATCCCGATCATCCTGCGCCAGATCGAGCTGTTCGAAGCGCTCGCGCGCGACGGCGAGGCTTGGGCTCGCACGAAGACGGAGATCCGTGCGCTGATCAAGCTGGTGTTCAAGAACCGCGACTTGATGGGGGCGGTGAAAGCGAGCTTCCGGCTGGTGCTGCGGGTCTTCGACGTGCCGCCGGAGCTGCTTGGCGAACTCATCAGCAAGGCCTTCTCGGTGTGGGACCGCGTGATGCGCGCGCCGATCGACTTCGTGCGCAATGCGGTGCGCGCCACCGGCGCCGGTTTCAAGCGATTCGGCAAGAACATCCTGAGCCACCTTGGCTTCGGCATCGAGGGCTGGCTGTTCGGCGAACTGGCCGAGAAGGGCATCAGCGCGCCGAGCAGCTGGAAGGACCCGATGGCAGTGTTCGGCTTCGCGCTGGATGTGCTGGGGCTGTCGGTGAACCACATCTTCGATCTGCTGAAGAAGCGCTTTGACCCGAAGAAGGTGGACAAGCTGCGCACCTGGATGCGCCGCTTTGGCAGCGCGATCGCCTGGGTGCGTGGCGCAATCGACACCTCCAAGTCGCCCGCCGAGAACACCAAGGGCATCATCGACAAGGCCAAGGAATTCGGCAGTACGGTGCTGCAGGGTGTGGCCGAATGGGTGGCGGGAAAGGTGGCGGAGGAAATCGCGATCGTGGCGACGGCTGCTGCGGCATCCGGCGGGTTGTCCGAGATCGTCGACATCGCACGTCGGGTGTACAAGGTCTTCAAGGCAGTGAAGCGCTACGCGCAGCAGATCATCCGCATCGCGATCAGCGCGCTCGATTCGGCGTCGGAGATTGCGAGTGGCGCGATCGACAAGGCCGGCGCGCGGGTGGAAGGGCTGATGCGCCGCGCGATGCCGGTGGTGATCGGTTTCCTGGCCGAACAGGTCGGGCTGGGCGGCGTCGGCAAGAAGATCCGCGAGCTGGTCGACACGATCCGCAAGAAGGTGGACGACGCGATCCTGTGGCTGATCGACAAGGTCAAGGCGGGTATTGATGCGATCCTTCGCGGCATCAAGGCGGTGGCCGGTGCGATTGCGGACTGGTGGAAGACCCGCGTGGGCTTCCGCAGCAAGAGCGGCGAATCGCACACGATCTCGACCGAAGGCACCGAGGATGCGCCGGCGATCTACGTTGAGAGCAAGAAGACGGCGATCGACGAGGCGATCGGGCAGATTGCCGACGGCGGTCTCAAGTCACAGGCGAAGGATCTCAAGCGCGATGTCTACAAGGCGATCCGCGACGGCAAGAACGCCAAGGATGACGCGGAAGCGGACAAGCACGCCAAGACGGTACAGAAGCACCTGAACGCACTGGGCGGCGTGTTCCGCCAGGCCGGCGTGCCGACGGATGACAGCGACCCGGCGCTGGAGCTTGGCGACGGCATCCCGACCAGCGTCAGCTACGGTGGCGTTGATGCGCAGCGCGGCGGCAAGAGCATGACGGCCGACCCACTGACGCCCGAGCACGGCGCCGGCAGCTCGCCGTCAGTGGTGCCGCCGATCTGGGACAAGGTGAACAAGCGACGCAACGACAAGCGGCTTTATGTCATGGGCCACCTGCTGAACAACAAGCTCGGCGGCCCCGGCGACAACATCGCCAACCTCACGCCGATCACCTTCAGCTGCAACGCGGCGCATCAGGCTGCGGTGGAAAGCACGCTCAAATCGATGATCAACACCGCACGCAAGTTCGTGTACTACAAAGTCAGTGTGAAGTATCCGCGCAGCCCGGTCGCCACACCGCCGGAAGCCGCCCCCGAAGAGGGCTTCCTCGCCACCGCGATTTCGTGGGAATGGCAGCAGCTCAAGCGCAAGAAGACGGGTGGCGGCTACGAGCGCATGGGCAGCCCGCAGCGCGGATCGGTGCCCAACTTCCCCAACGGTTTTCCGCAGACCTGA
- a CDS encoding phage tail protein, whose translation MDSNGSRYWLLLGPKDWGACVRSDLAGSPTLASLWPAGASAGELAAEGWDADDAELMLPREAFRFRAAPLDVKPGAARRRGAAADADGNVFWIDEDGRRILRQCAQSGQLSVFWPVERPMPEVVGAVTQAFGPELPLLGEPTPAFRGVGQPRFGDASVADEAAPQLAGLAMTPDHRLIAGSIAPAGLLDFDLIAGGSPRWLAWPDAAPGVRAFMPCDIAADACGLWILDRALPADALPATPVDARLWRLDRRLASVGPAGAAPVAESGDFGPQGGGPRALPPAPKRIDFAHAIALALRSPIAVESLPDGRAILLDTPLAGDADPWGALVIVAGDPAVARVRLSLDAVRAVIADEDADAFRLAGHALLAEAPAADDGSAARAQLWVVGDDGNQAFRILLVERAGVLSLEPLPEFQPMRRYGGRGLVSVAGAPKYDSDGHWVPLVVQRRPRYSRRLQVDTWPGTAARPPFDAGEPGCTWHRIVMDVAIPPACAIRIQARAADDLAGLRNAPWHDQPALVPRAIGAELPWLARRDAQPIQCERGSRELLLQGVKGRYAQLRIVLLGNGLATPRVGALRIWYPRFDYLRYLPACWREDAIAADFLERLLANVEGLFTSWEDRIAAVQLLFDARTAPREALPWLAGWLGLALDPQLDERRRRLLVCYGHRLLARRGTLPALQRLVRIATDPCVDPSIFDDDAPLAERPGDVRYLERPNGAAHTLFVRVPVRRTAVGAAATLTRVRDVLAIALPAHVAGSVETVDYAFRLGAARVGYETQLAADDPIAAAIVDFANLGMARLAAPPEGAARWAVDRDRLGLLGVLS comes from the coding sequence ATGGATTCCAACGGCTCCCGCTACTGGCTGTTGCTCGGCCCCAAGGATTGGGGCGCGTGCGTGCGCAGCGATCTCGCTGGTTCGCCGACGCTCGCTTCCCTGTGGCCGGCGGGTGCCAGCGCGGGCGAACTCGCTGCAGAAGGCTGGGACGCGGACGACGCCGAGCTGATGCTGCCGCGCGAGGCCTTCCGCTTCCGCGCGGCACCGCTCGACGTGAAGCCCGGCGCCGCGCGCCGCCGCGGTGCCGCGGCGGATGCCGACGGCAATGTGTTCTGGATCGACGAAGACGGCCGCCGCATCCTGCGTCAGTGCGCGCAGAGCGGGCAGCTCAGCGTGTTCTGGCCTGTGGAGCGGCCGATGCCGGAAGTTGTTGGCGCGGTGACCCAGGCCTTCGGCCCCGAGCTGCCGCTGCTGGGCGAACCGACGCCGGCGTTCCGTGGCGTGGGTCAGCCGCGCTTTGGTGATGCGTCGGTGGCCGACGAGGCCGCGCCGCAACTCGCCGGCCTCGCGATGACGCCCGATCACCGGCTGATCGCCGGCAGCATCGCACCGGCCGGCCTGCTTGATTTCGACCTCATCGCCGGCGGGTCGCCGCGCTGGTTGGCGTGGCCTGACGCGGCGCCCGGCGTGCGCGCCTTCATGCCCTGCGACATCGCGGCGGATGCCTGTGGTCTGTGGATTCTCGACCGCGCGCTACCCGCCGACGCACTGCCCGCCACGCCGGTCGATGCCCGGCTATGGCGGCTTGATCGCCGACTCGCCAGCGTCGGGCCAGCCGGCGCGGCTCCGGTTGCTGAATCGGGTGACTTCGGGCCGCAGGGCGGCGGACCGCGAGCCCTGCCACCTGCGCCGAAGCGGATCGACTTCGCCCATGCGATCGCTCTGGCGCTGCGCTCGCCCATCGCGGTCGAGTCCTTGCCGGATGGCCGCGCGATCCTGCTCGACACGCCGCTGGCGGGTGACGCTGATCCTTGGGGCGCGCTGGTGATCGTGGCGGGCGACCCCGCGGTGGCGCGCGTGCGGCTGAGCCTTGACGCGGTGCGCGCGGTGATTGCCGATGAAGACGCCGATGCCTTCCGCCTCGCCGGCCATGCGCTTCTGGCCGAGGCCCCCGCAGCGGACGACGGCAGCGCGGCACGCGCGCAACTGTGGGTGGTGGGCGACGATGGCAACCAGGCCTTCCGCATCCTGCTGGTGGAGCGTGCGGGTGTGCTGTCGCTTGAGCCGCTGCCCGAATTCCAGCCGATGCGGCGATACGGCGGGCGCGGCCTGGTGTCGGTTGCCGGTGCGCCGAAGTACGACAGCGACGGGCACTGGGTGCCGCTGGTCGTGCAGCGGCGGCCGCGTTACAGCCGCCGCCTGCAGGTCGATACCTGGCCCGGCACGGCGGCGCGCCCGCCCTTTGATGCCGGCGAGCCCGGCTGCACCTGGCACCGCATCGTGATGGACGTAGCGATACCGCCCGCCTGTGCGATCCGCATCCAGGCGCGCGCGGCTGACGACCTTGCCGGACTGCGCAATGCGCCCTGGCACGATCAACCCGCATTGGTGCCGCGAGCGATCGGCGCCGAACTGCCCTGGCTCGCGCGCCGCGATGCGCAGCCGATCCAGTGCGAACGCGGTAGTCGCGAACTCCTGCTGCAAGGGGTGAAAGGCCGCTATGCGCAACTGCGCATCGTGCTGCTCGGCAACGGCCTCGCCACGCCACGCGTCGGCGCGCTGCGCATCTGGTACCCGCGCTTCGACTATCTGCGCTACCTGCCCGCGTGCTGGCGCGAGGACGCGATTGCTGCGGACTTCCTCGAACGCTTACTCGCCAACGTCGAGGGCCTGTTCACCAGTTGGGAAGATCGCATCGCTGCGGTGCAGTTGCTGTTCGACGCACGCACCGCGCCGCGCGAAGCGCTGCCCTGGCTGGCCGGCTGGTTGGGCCTTGCGCTCGATCCGCAGCTCGACGAACGCCGGCGCCGCCTGCTGGTGTGCTACGGCCACCGTCTGCTGGCACGCCGCGGCACGCTGCCGGCATTGCAACGCCTCGTCCGCATCGCGACAGACCCCTGCGTCGACCCGTCGATCTTCGACGACGACGCACCGCTCGCCGAGCGCCCCGGCGACGTGCGCTACCTCGAACGCCCGAATGGCGCCGCGCACACCCTCTTTGTGCGGGTGCCGGTGCGGCGCACTGCGGTTGGCGCTGCTGCCACGCTCACGCGTGTGCGCGATGTGCTCGCGATTGCCCTGCCGGCGCATGTGGCCGGCTCGGTGGAGACGGTCGACTACGCCTTCCGCCTGGGGGCTGCGCGCGTCGGGTACGAAACGCAGCTCGCGGCGGACGACCCGATTGCGGCGGCCATCGTCGATTTCGCGAACTTGGGGATGGCGAGGTTGGCTGCGCCGCCGGAAGGGGCGGCGCGGTGGGCGGTGGATCGCGATCGACTTGGGCTCTTGGGGGTGTTGTCGTGA